Proteins from a single region of Bdellovibrio bacteriovorus HD100:
- a CDS encoding acyl-CoA dehydrogenase — translation MSDMTHARPALTVLSEDEMAFRDAVRSFAESEIKPHVTHMDEEAKMKPEILTKLFEMGLMGIETPEKWGGAGSTFFMACLAVEEIGRVDGSVSVLVDVQNTLTTNAFLKWGTEAQKSKYLGQMASKDVGAYALSESSSGSDAFALKLKAEDKGDKWVLNGSKLWITNGNEANIFIVFANMAPEKGYKGITAFIVERGFKGFSVGKKEDKLGIRASSTCELLFENCEVPKENVLGEVGKGYKIAIETLNEGRIGIGAQMIGIAQGAYEAALGYVKGREQFGKPIAHFQGVQFQLAEMRTELEAARLMVYNAARLKDAGLDFIEAAAMAKLYSSRAAEKITSKAIDLFGGNGFTKEYPVEKFWRDAKIGQIYEGTTNMQLQTIAKMELDK, via the coding sequence ATGTCTGATATGACTCATGCGCGTCCGGCGCTGACTGTACTTTCTGAAGATGAAATGGCGTTCCGCGATGCTGTAAGATCTTTTGCAGAATCCGAAATCAAACCTCATGTGACTCACATGGACGAAGAAGCCAAGATGAAACCAGAAATCCTGACGAAGCTTTTCGAAATGGGTTTGATGGGTATCGAGACTCCTGAAAAATGGGGCGGCGCTGGCTCCACATTCTTCATGGCCTGCCTGGCAGTTGAAGAAATCGGCCGCGTGGACGGTTCTGTTTCCGTTCTTGTAGACGTTCAAAACACTCTGACAACAAATGCCTTCCTTAAATGGGGTACTGAAGCTCAGAAATCCAAATACCTGGGCCAGATGGCTTCCAAAGACGTGGGCGCTTACGCTTTGTCTGAATCTTCTTCCGGTTCTGATGCTTTCGCATTGAAATTGAAAGCAGAAGACAAAGGTGACAAATGGGTTCTGAACGGTTCCAAATTGTGGATCACCAACGGTAACGAAGCTAACATCTTTATCGTTTTTGCCAACATGGCGCCTGAAAAAGGCTACAAAGGCATCACGGCGTTCATCGTTGAGCGTGGCTTCAAAGGCTTCTCAGTTGGTAAAAAAGAAGACAAACTGGGTATCCGCGCTTCTTCCACTTGCGAATTGCTGTTTGAAAACTGCGAAGTTCCAAAAGAAAACGTTTTGGGCGAAGTCGGCAAAGGCTACAAAATCGCAATTGAAACACTGAACGAAGGCCGCATCGGTATCGGCGCTCAGATGATCGGTATCGCTCAAGGCGCTTACGAAGCGGCTTTGGGTTACGTAAAAGGTCGTGAACAGTTCGGCAAACCAATCGCTCACTTCCAGGGCGTTCAGTTCCAGTTGGCAGAAATGCGCACAGAGCTGGAAGCAGCTCGTTTGATGGTTTACAATGCCGCTCGCCTGAAAGACGCGGGCCTGGACTTCATCGAAGCCGCTGCTATGGCGAAACTTTACTCTTCCCGCGCGGCAGAGAAAATCACTTCCAAAGCCATCGACTTGTTCGGCGGTAACGGCTTCACCAAAGAATATCCAGTTGAGAAATTCTGGCGTGACGCAAAGATCGGTCAGATCTACGAAGGTACAACCAACATGCAATTGCAAACGATTGCAAAAATGGAATTGGACAAATAG
- a CDS encoding peptide ABC transporter substrate-binding protein — translation MKIILALLLVFPVFASANPKAFRLHLANEPGSLDPNKQKTSASSYLLGNLYRNIFTFDDQKGLVPDLGSGCTRDKKKNLTCRLKKDLRWSDGTPLTSEDFLRTYKKILDPKSAAPRADLLFKIKKAQDFYAGKAKAGELGVSAPDALTLRFEFQEPDPDFEYNLSSFLLAPTKADLGAYSGPYKLAEWKKGQKIILAANTAYQGGHPQRPNVEFLFIEEDTVALQLYEKNELQFLRRLPTLFIPSHKKRPDFHWIPVTRLDYLGFGPELADKEDLRKAFTYSLNYVELQKIFSSEGRPGCMGVPDSWFPEKAPCYDFDLKKVPKIQNTSTFTLMFSSLGGEDHKRATEWMQNQWLKNAGLKTHLESRENKVYLQILQQNPPAVFRKGVAPDRPTCLAALETFAPLSPENYIRLKSTEYENILSSLAKAEKPQEQKKWCQAGMDFLMQRHLLIPLGAIHFSMLAKPEFTGWKLNQMNQLDLSNLHQRP, via the coding sequence ATGAAAATCATCCTAGCACTTCTTCTGGTTTTTCCCGTTTTTGCCTCTGCCAACCCCAAGGCATTTCGCCTGCATCTTGCCAATGAGCCAGGCAGCCTGGATCCAAACAAACAAAAGACTTCAGCCTCCAGTTACCTGCTGGGAAATCTGTATCGCAATATTTTCACCTTTGATGACCAAAAGGGCCTGGTTCCGGATCTTGGCAGCGGTTGCACCCGTGACAAGAAAAAGAACCTGACCTGCCGCCTGAAAAAAGATCTGCGCTGGAGCGATGGAACACCTCTGACTTCCGAAGACTTCCTGCGCACCTATAAAAAGATTCTCGATCCCAAATCCGCAGCTCCGCGCGCGGATTTGCTTTTCAAAATCAAAAAGGCTCAGGATTTTTATGCTGGCAAAGCCAAAGCCGGCGAACTGGGAGTTTCGGCGCCGGATGCCCTGACTTTGCGTTTTGAATTCCAGGAACCAGACCCTGATTTTGAATACAATCTTTCAAGCTTCTTACTGGCACCCACCAAGGCAGATCTTGGCGCGTATTCCGGCCCGTACAAACTGGCTGAATGGAAAAAAGGGCAAAAGATCATCCTGGCCGCAAACACGGCCTATCAGGGCGGACACCCGCAGCGTCCGAATGTGGAGTTTTTGTTCATCGAAGAAGACACCGTGGCTTTGCAGCTTTATGAAAAGAACGAACTGCAGTTCCTGCGCCGACTTCCGACGCTGTTCATTCCCAGCCATAAAAAGCGCCCGGACTTTCACTGGATTCCGGTCACCCGTCTGGACTATCTGGGGTTTGGACCCGAGTTGGCCGACAAAGAAGACCTAAGAAAAGCCTTCACGTATTCCTTGAACTACGTGGAGCTTCAGAAGATTTTCTCTTCTGAAGGCCGCCCCGGTTGCATGGGGGTTCCGGATTCCTGGTTTCCGGAAAAAGCGCCTTGTTACGACTTTGACTTAAAGAAAGTTCCCAAGATTCAGAACACTTCAACCTTTACTTTGATGTTCTCAAGTCTTGGCGGTGAAGATCACAAACGCGCCACCGAATGGATGCAAAACCAGTGGCTGAAAAACGCAGGCCTGAAAACGCATCTGGAGTCCCGCGAAAACAAAGTCTATCTGCAAATCCTGCAGCAGAACCCTCCGGCGGTGTTCCGTAAAGGTGTGGCTCCGGATCGTCCGACCTGCCTTGCGGCCTTAGAGACCTTTGCGCCATTGAGCCCGGAAAACTACATCCGCTTAAAGTCGACAGAGTATGAAAACATTTTGTCCTCACTTGCGAAGGCGGAAAAACCCCAGGAGCAAAAGAAATGGTGTCAGGCCGGCATGGACTTCCTGATGCAAAGACACCTGCTGATTCCGCTGGGAGCCATTCATTTCTCGATGCTGGCCAAGCCCGAATTCACGGGATGGAAACTGAATCAAATGAATCAGCTGGACTTGTCCAACCTGCACCAAAGACCCTAG